The following proteins are co-located in the Haloplanus sp. HW8-1 genome:
- a CDS encoding DUF7344 domain-containing protein: MSEQGGAVRPETSEDVATAVTHGGETPTEQEVFDVLSNRRRRYALYALLQEDTVTIGSLADQVAAWENDCSISEVTAAERKRVYTALQQSHLPKLVRTGLVRFDDDSGHVELTEAIEELDIYLEEIGDERLSWDRYYLALSAVSAVVAVAVWLGVPPFGALPPLVWMAVVVVVFGVSAAVHSYRSTATDDTGTVEPPEVSRQS; the protein is encoded by the coding sequence ATGAGTGAACAGGGGGGGGCAGTCAGACCGGAGACATCCGAGGACGTGGCGACGGCGGTCACACACGGAGGGGAGACGCCGACGGAACAGGAGGTGTTCGACGTGCTGTCGAACCGCCGCCGCCGGTACGCGCTGTACGCGCTCCTGCAGGAAGACACGGTGACTATCGGCTCGCTGGCCGACCAGGTCGCCGCCTGGGAGAACGACTGCTCGATCAGCGAGGTGACGGCGGCGGAGCGCAAGCGCGTCTACACCGCCCTCCAGCAGTCCCACCTGCCGAAACTTGTGCGGACGGGACTCGTTCGTTTCGACGACGACAGCGGCCACGTCGAACTCACCGAGGCTATCGAGGAACTGGACATCTACCTCGAGGAGATCGGCGACGAACGGCTCTCGTGGGACCGGTATTATCTCGCCCTCTCGGCGGTGTCCGCCGTCGTCGCCGTCGCCGTCTGGCTCGGGGTTCCACCGTTCGGTGCACTCCCACCGCTCGTCTGGATGGCCGTCGTCGTCGTCGTGTTCGGCGTCTCGGCGGCCGTCCACAGCTACCGGTCGACCGCCACCGACGACACCGGAACCGTCGAGCCGCCCGAGGTGTCGCGTCAGTCCTGA
- a CDS encoding winged helix-turn-helix transcriptional regulator, producing MTQPRDRIRRHVAANPGVHFSELARDLDLATGQAQYHLKKLQESNDVIAESLYGRTHYYTPEYDAAERGAIAVLRRETARDVVLSLIDGGPSPPETVAEQLGIARSTLEWHLEHLLEQDLVEKRRDDRGRVTLAPSRPAATARALRVVDSSLPERLVDRFTRPVDGVVPET from the coding sequence GTGACGCAGCCACGTGACCGCATCCGACGCCACGTCGCCGCCAATCCGGGGGTCCACTTCAGCGAACTCGCCCGCGACCTTGACCTGGCGACCGGGCAGGCACAGTACCACCTCAAGAAACTCCAGGAGTCGAACGACGTGATCGCGGAATCGCTGTACGGCCGCACACACTACTACACGCCGGAGTACGACGCCGCGGAGCGCGGCGCCATCGCCGTCCTGCGCCGCGAGACGGCACGGGACGTGGTGCTCTCCCTGATCGACGGGGGACCGAGTCCACCGGAAACGGTCGCCGAGCAACTCGGAATCGCCCGCAGCACGCTGGAGTGGCACCTGGAGCACTTGCTCGAACAGGACCTCGTCGAGAAACGACGCGACGACCGTGGTCGCGTGACCCTCGCCCCGTCGCGACCGGCGGCGACCGCTCGGGCGCTCCGGGTGGTCGACTCTTCCCTCCCGGAGCGACTCGTCGACCGGTTCACCCGACCGGTCGACGGGGTGGTCCCGGAGACGTAG
- a CDS encoding ribbon-helix-helix protein, CopG family: MTEGDGLAEMETVTVELEEETLDAVDEIAFSDHRDNRPAAIRTLLDEWLKTRDE; this comes from the coding sequence ATGACCGAGGGAGACGGACTCGCGGAGATGGAGACGGTCACCGTCGAACTGGAGGAGGAGACACTCGATGCCGTGGACGAGATCGCCTTCAGCGACCACCGGGACAACCGGCCGGCGGCGATCCGGACCCTCCTCGACGAGTGGCTGAAGACACGCGACGAGTGA
- a CDS encoding iron transporter, with protein sequence MKRRELLRTGVALSGALALAGCSSLVETRAVGVPPVPEDRPDGVYYPSHVEGMSMAGRATSGDYAAGLMYSYPHRFWNVTGESVSLTDIESDDAVHLMASIWDPKTRTILPDTGLSAEIYRDGSLVSQEAIYPMLSQPMGFHYGANFGLEGDGTYEVRLSIGAMATRRTGAFAGRFTDPATVTIPFEYSQSAKEGIEFRTLEEKVATPGAVEPMRMDGLPASFAPLESELPGRVLGSGTSNDARLVVTALDALPEGIDGSADGTYLVVSARTRYNRMVIPAMGLSGRLERDGRTIYEGAFERTLDPELGYHYGAVVDGVASGDDLTLSVTVQPQTARHEGYETAFGGLMGDMPDVTVRVP encoded by the coding sequence ATGAAGCGCCGCGAACTGCTCCGGACGGGAGTCGCCCTGTCGGGAGCGCTGGCGCTCGCGGGCTGTTCCAGCCTGGTCGAGACGCGGGCCGTCGGGGTGCCGCCGGTCCCCGAGGACCGCCCCGACGGCGTCTACTACCCGAGCCACGTCGAAGGTATGTCGATGGCAGGCAGGGCGACGAGCGGCGACTACGCGGCGGGACTCATGTACAGCTACCCACACCGATTCTGGAACGTCACCGGTGAGAGCGTCTCGCTCACCGACATCGAGAGCGACGACGCCGTCCACCTTATGGCGAGCATCTGGGACCCCAAGACGAGGACAATACTGCCCGACACCGGCCTGTCCGCGGAGATCTATCGCGACGGCTCGCTGGTGTCCCAAGAGGCCATCTACCCCATGCTCTCCCAGCCCATGGGCTTCCATTACGGGGCGAACTTCGGACTTGAGGGCGACGGAACCTACGAGGTCCGGTTGAGCATCGGAGCGATGGCCACCCGGCGGACGGGGGCGTTCGCGGGGCGCTTTACCGACCCGGCGACCGTGACGATCCCGTTCGAGTACAGCCAGTCGGCCAAAGAGGGGATCGAGTTTCGCACCTTGGAGGAGAAGGTCGCCACGCCGGGGGCGGTCGAGCCGATGCGGATGGACGGACTCCCCGCCTCGTTCGCGCCGCTCGAATCGGAGCTACCCGGCCGAGTCCTCGGGTCGGGGACGAGCAACGACGCCCGCCTGGTCGTGACCGCACTCGACGCCTTGCCGGAGGGAATCGACGGGAGCGCCGACGGGACCTATCTCGTCGTCTCGGCGCGAACCCGCTACAACCGGATGGTGATCCCGGCGATGGGGCTGTCCGGCCGTCTCGAACGCGACGGTCGAACCATCTACGAGGGTGCGTTCGAGCGGACGCTCGATCCGGAACTCGGCTATCACTACGGCGCGGTCGTCGACGGCGTGGCGTCCGGCGACGACCTCACCCTGTCGGTCACCGTCCAGCCTCAGACGGCGCGCCACGAGGGGTACGAGACGGCCTTCGGTGGCCTCATGGGCGACATGCCGGACGTGACCGTGCGCGTTCCCTGA
- the dph5 gene encoding diphthine synthase, translating to MLTFVGLGLYDERSITVEGRDALRAADRAFAEFYTSRLVGTSVEALEAHHGVDIEVRDRAGVEQEPGPILDAAEAGDAVFLTAGDAMISTTHVDLRLRAVDRGIDTRVVHGVTAQSAASGLTGLQNYRFGKAVTLPFPRAHGGGDVPASVVDSVAANRERGLHTLVYLDIKVDDGRGPDAGERFMTADVAAGLLATEWPDRLGVVVARAGSPDPVVAADRLERLAGRDFGAPLHLLVLPDDVHHLEADALRTLAGAPDDSLPDE from the coding sequence ATGCTCACCTTCGTCGGCCTCGGCCTCTACGACGAGCGGTCGATAACGGTCGAGGGACGCGACGCCCTCCGTGCGGCCGACCGTGCGTTTGCCGAGTTCTACACCAGTCGCCTCGTCGGCACCAGCGTCGAGGCCCTCGAAGCCCACCACGGTGTCGACATCGAGGTGCGCGACCGGGCGGGTGTCGAGCAGGAGCCGGGTCCCATCCTCGACGCCGCCGAGGCGGGCGACGCCGTCTTCCTGACCGCCGGCGACGCCATGATCTCGACGACCCACGTCGACCTCCGACTGCGCGCCGTCGACCGGGGAATCGACACGCGGGTCGTCCACGGCGTCACGGCTCAATCGGCCGCCAGCGGGCTCACTGGCCTTCAGAACTACCGCTTCGGCAAGGCCGTCACTCTCCCCTTTCCCCGGGCTCACGGCGGGGGAGACGTGCCGGCGTCGGTCGTCGACTCCGTCGCGGCCAACCGGGAGCGGGGCCTCCACACCCTCGTCTATCTCGACATCAAGGTCGACGACGGCCGAGGGCCCGACGCGGGCGAGCGGTTCATGACCGCCGACGTGGCCGCCGGACTGCTGGCGACGGAGTGGCCCGACCGTCTCGGCGTCGTCGTAGCACGGGCGGGGAGTCCCGACCCCGTCGTCGCCGCGGATCGCCTCGAAAGGCTCGCCGGCCGCGACTTCGGCGCCCCCCTTCACCTGCTGGTGTTGCCGGACGACGTCCACCACCTCGAGGCGGACGCGCTCCGGACGCTCGCGGGCGCGCCGGACGACTCGCTCCCCGACGAATAG
- a CDS encoding VOC family protein has translation MTRPVAHHFGVTVADLDRAVEFYRDTLGLGPCERFSVSGEAFADVVGVDGATGRFAHFDADGARIELVEYDPEGAATTGDAINQPGVKHLGLTVEDLDAFYADLDPTVPTTSPPRTTETGTRICFVQDPEGNLIEILEA, from the coding sequence GTGACCCGACCCGTTGCCCACCACTTCGGCGTGACCGTGGCCGACCTCGATCGGGCGGTCGAGTTCTACCGTGACACCCTCGGTCTCGGCCCCTGCGAGCGATTCAGTGTCTCCGGCGAAGCCTTCGCCGACGTCGTCGGCGTCGACGGCGCCACCGGCCGTTTCGCCCACTTCGACGCCGACGGCGCCCGGATCGAACTCGTCGAGTACGATCCCGAGGGGGCGGCGACCACCGGAGACGCGATCAACCAGCCGGGCGTGAAACACCTCGGCCTCACCGTCGAGGACCTCGACGCCTTCTACGCCGACCTCGATCCCACCGTTCCCACCACGAGTCCACCCCGGACGACCGAGACCGGGACGCGGATCTGCTTCGTTCAGGATCCGGAGGGAAACCTCATCGAGATTCTGGAGGCGTGA
- a CDS encoding DUF7405 family protein produces MSPEGNRSRRAVLKTAVALGGASALSACLDRVDDDPVPTGDPAAKPPRQHAWRAYVRHDEHGNTQLPAHQILLYLDFRVDGRPTDADRRALADALDALDRAYAWSHEGLLHSIAYSPAYFDRFDESLPEGVSLPEPRALSPFESPTFDLQDAVLHLTSDRADAVLAADRALRGERTTANGEEVPPLTDVATVVSRRTGFVGAGLPANHQDAAGIPDSQPVPEASPLFMGFEAGFRGNQATEDYVAIDSGPFAGGTTKVIANLRQRLDDWYEEQSYEERVMEMFSPGHAEENLVEGIGSNLGSSSGIDRFVDDVAADADEYGRVGHAQKAAGANRDAAGNVRLLRRHFESTDDIGSDQPVASLHFPSLQRHVAAFEEVRRAMNGTDLTELTPAVRQRVNNGILEYIFVRRRGYFLVPPRHHRALPTPSPTGS; encoded by the coding sequence ATGTCCCCCGAAGGAAACCGCTCGCGGCGTGCCGTCCTGAAGACGGCCGTCGCACTCGGCGGCGCGAGCGCGCTGAGCGCCTGTCTCGACCGCGTCGACGACGACCCCGTGCCGACCGGCGACCCCGCGGCCAAGCCGCCGCGCCAGCACGCTTGGCGGGCGTACGTCCGCCACGACGAGCACGGCAACACGCAGCTCCCGGCCCACCAGATCCTCCTCTATCTCGATTTCCGGGTAGACGGTCGACCCACCGACGCCGACCGGCGGGCCCTCGCCGACGCGCTCGACGCACTCGACCGGGCCTACGCGTGGAGCCACGAGGGACTGCTCCACTCCATTGCCTACTCGCCGGCTTACTTCGACCGGTTCGACGAGTCGCTTCCGGAGGGCGTGTCCCTCCCCGAACCGCGGGCGCTGTCGCCGTTCGAGTCGCCGACCTTCGACCTGCAGGACGCGGTGCTCCACCTCACGAGCGACCGTGCCGACGCCGTGCTGGCGGCCGACCGCGCCCTTCGGGGCGAGCGGACGACGGCCAACGGGGAGGAGGTGCCCCCGCTGACCGACGTAGCCACGGTGGTCTCCCGGCGGACCGGATTCGTCGGCGCCGGCCTGCCCGCGAACCACCAGGACGCGGCGGGGATTCCGGACTCGCAGCCCGTCCCCGAGGCGTCGCCACTGTTCATGGGGTTCGAGGCGGGCTTCCGCGGAAACCAGGCGACCGAGGACTACGTCGCCATCGACTCGGGACCCTTCGCCGGCGGGACGACGAAGGTGATCGCCAACCTCCGACAGCGCCTCGACGACTGGTACGAGGAGCAGTCATACGAGGAACGCGTGATGGAGATGTTCAGCCCGGGCCACGCCGAGGAGAATCTCGTCGAGGGGATCGGAAGCAACCTGGGTTCGTCGAGCGGGATCGATCGGTTCGTCGACGACGTCGCCGCCGATGCCGACGAGTACGGCCGGGTGGGTCACGCCCAGAAGGCGGCGGGGGCAAACCGCGACGCGGCGGGAAACGTCCGTCTCCTCCGCCGACACTTCGAGTCGACCGACGACATCGGCTCGGACCAACCGGTCGCGAGCCTGCATTTCCCGTCGCTCCAGCGGCACGTCGCGGCGTTCGAGGAGGTGCGACGGGCGATGAACGGGACGGACCTGACCGAACTGACGCCGGCGGTCCGCCAGCGGGTCAACAACGGCATCCTCGAATACATCTTCGTCCGCCGACGGGGCTACTTCCTCGTCCCGCCGCGCCACCATCGGGCGTTGCCGACGCCCAGCCCCACCGGATCGTGA
- a CDS encoding DUF3179 domain-containing protein — MSHHVTRRRTMALAAGTALAGCLGETSDAPPAASATETSVRGPPPADRGLPLAYDRDRLREAVVSGGVAVDGIPSIDDPSFVDASAAALPADGDVVFGVVRGGTPTAYPRQILVHHEIVNDRLDGVPVSVTYCPLTGTTMGFERGATTFGVSGDLVNSNLVMYDRGTDSRWPQMLATAIAGPLSGQSLREFDLHWTTWGRWRARYPDTRVLSRDTGYVRNYGVDPYGSYGPKRGYYAQEYTVFQPLTDDGRLPTKAVVVGVRTPQGAAAVSRSRLRRRGVADLSIADDRVLIVADDALDAAYGYRVPGETAVTADSDGVLVDGTRHAPAALPFERRPAVEAMWFAWSGFYPGTALHA, encoded by the coding sequence ATGAGTCACCACGTCACACGACGGAGGACGATGGCGCTCGCCGCCGGCACGGCCCTGGCGGGCTGTCTCGGTGAGACGTCGGATGCGCCCCCGGCCGCATCCGCCACCGAGACGTCCGTCCGCGGTCCGCCGCCGGCCGATCGAGGCCTTCCACTCGCCTACGACCGCGACCGACTCCGAGAGGCCGTCGTCTCCGGTGGGGTTGCCGTGGACGGCATCCCCTCGATCGACGACCCCTCGTTCGTCGACGCGTCGGCTGCCGCGCTTCCGGCCGATGGGGACGTCGTCTTCGGCGTCGTCCGCGGCGGGACGCCGACGGCGTACCCCCGGCAGATCCTCGTCCACCACGAGATCGTCAACGATCGACTGGACGGCGTCCCAGTGAGCGTCACCTACTGCCCGCTCACCGGGACGACGATGGGTTTCGAACGCGGCGCCACCACTTTCGGCGTCTCCGGAGACCTAGTCAACAGCAACCTCGTCATGTACGACCGTGGGACCGACAGCCGGTGGCCACAGATGCTCGCGACCGCCATCGCGGGGCCGCTCTCGGGGCAGTCGCTCCGTGAGTTCGACCTGCACTGGACCACCTGGGGGCGGTGGCGCGCCCGCTACCCCGACACCCGCGTGTTGTCCCGTGACACCGGGTACGTCCGGAACTACGGCGTCGACCCGTACGGCTCGTACGGGCCGAAACGGGGCTACTACGCACAGGAGTACACCGTGTTCCAACCGCTCACGGACGACGGTCGTCTCCCGACCAAGGCAGTGGTCGTCGGCGTCCGAACCCCACAGGGTGCCGCGGCGGTCTCCCGGTCGCGGCTCCGGCGGCGTGGAGTCGCCGACCTTTCGATCGCCGACGACCGCGTCCTGATCGTCGCGGACGACGCCCTCGACGCGGCGTATGGCTACCGGGTACCCGGCGAGACGGCGGTGACGGCCGACTCCGACGGGGTACTCGTCGACGGGACTCGCCACGCCCCGGCCGCGCTCCCGTTCGAGCGGCGGCCGGCGGTCGAAGCGATGTGGTTCGCGTGGTCGGGCTTCTATCCCGGGACGGCGCTCCATGCGTGA
- a CDS encoding nuclear transport factor 2 family protein, giving the protein MTTTEDVLDHHLDAFTTQDLDATLDDYTDDSVIITNMGTFRGLDEIEDLFAGLFEEFAQEGSRIELDQKTVEGEYAYIVWNGETPDNDYEFCTDTFVVRDGTIHRQTFAGRIEPKA; this is encoded by the coding sequence ATGACGACGACCGAAGACGTGCTTGACCATCACCTGGACGCGTTCACGACACAGGATCTCGACGCGACGCTCGACGACTACACCGACGACTCCGTGATCATCACGAACATGGGGACGTTCCGGGGCCTCGACGAGATCGAGGACCTCTTCGCGGGCCTGTTCGAGGAGTTCGCCCAGGAGGGCTCGCGGATCGAACTCGATCAGAAGACCGTCGAGGGGGAGTACGCCTACATCGTCTGGAACGGGGAGACCCCGGACAACGACTACGAGTTCTGTACCGACACGTTCGTCGTTCGGGACGGAACGATCCACCGACAGACGTTCGCGGGACGGATCGAACCGAAGGCGTAG
- a CDS encoding DUF7563 family protein: MPSCQNCGSFVTDDYVRVFAPSGMTEPRVCPNCEDLVRDGADVRQARARRT; the protein is encoded by the coding sequence ATGCCGAGCTGTCAGAACTGTGGTTCCTTCGTCACCGACGACTACGTCCGGGTGTTCGCCCCGTCCGGCATGACCGAACCGCGCGTCTGTCCGAACTGTGAGGATCTGGTCCGCGACGGCGCGGACGTACGACAGGCACGAGCGAGACGTACCTAA
- a CDS encoding HalOD1 output domain-containing protein produces the protein MTESDPSGTRWDEDHGAYVSRFDEARRSPSVAVAEALAATVDVADRPLFDYVDPDALDALVVGSPASTAVTFDVEGAAVTVRGDGRILVRPP, from the coding sequence ATGACCGAGAGCGATCCCTCGGGCACCCGCTGGGACGAGGATCACGGCGCTTACGTGAGCCGGTTCGACGAGGCGCGCCGGTCGCCGAGCGTCGCCGTCGCCGAGGCGCTGGCGGCGACGGTCGACGTGGCCGACCGACCACTGTTCGATTACGTCGACCCCGACGCCTTGGACGCCCTCGTCGTCGGGTCGCCCGCCTCGACCGCCGTCACGTTCGACGTCGAGGGTGCGGCCGTCACCGTCCGTGGCGACGGCCGGATCCTCGTCCGGCCGCCGTGA
- a CDS encoding DUF420 domain-containing protein, which produces MALRARNRVPELTALLTLASLALVFGAVLGAIPRGAIPRAPETVVALIPHANAVVSTVAVLTILAGVVFARRREFAKHRATMLLSAGLFALFLVLYLYKVALDGPTEFPGPEAVYTWLYLPLLAVHILLAIVCIPLLYYVLLLATTRPVSALADTAHARVGRVAATLWLVSFVLGNAVYALLYVVY; this is translated from the coding sequence ATGGCGCTTCGAGCACGGAACCGCGTGCCGGAACTGACCGCACTCCTCACTCTCGCGTCGCTCGCTCTCGTGTTCGGCGCGGTCCTCGGCGCGATCCCGCGGGGTGCGATCCCGCGCGCCCCCGAGACGGTCGTCGCCCTCATCCCCCACGCCAACGCGGTCGTCAGCACGGTCGCCGTGCTGACGATCCTCGCTGGCGTCGTCTTCGCCCGTCGGCGCGAGTTCGCGAAACACCGGGCCACGATGCTGCTCTCGGCCGGCCTCTTTGCGCTCTTTCTCGTCCTCTATCTCTACAAGGTGGCCCTCGACGGGCCGACGGAGTTTCCCGGCCCCGAGGCCGTCTACACGTGGCTGTACCTCCCCTTGCTGGCCGTCCACATCCTCCTCGCCATCGTCTGCATCCCGCTCCTGTACTACGTCCTCCTCCTCGCGACGACCCGCCCCGTCTCGGCGCTCGCCGACACCGCCCACGCCCGCGTCGGGCGGGTGGCTGCGACCCTCTGGCTCGTCTCGTTCGTCCTCGGAAACGCCGTCTACGCCCTCCTGTACGTGGTCTACTGA
- a CDS encoding universal stress protein — MYDAILVPTDGSDGVDRTLDHALEMARNHDATVHALYVVDRRFELAADEDREALIDRLTDRGENAVAAVAERAADADLDAVTEIREGIPYKAILGYAEETDVDAVVMGTHGRTGRDRLAHLGSVTDRVVENATVPVLVVDIGADD; from the coding sequence ATGTACGACGCGATACTCGTCCCCACGGACGGGAGCGACGGCGTCGACCGGACGCTCGACCACGCCCTCGAGATGGCACGGAACCACGACGCGACGGTCCACGCCCTCTACGTCGTCGACCGGCGGTTCGAACTCGCGGCCGACGAGGACCGCGAGGCCCTGATCGACCGGCTGACCGACCGCGGCGAGAACGCCGTCGCCGCCGTCGCCGAGCGCGCGGCGGACGCCGACCTCGACGCCGTGACCGAGATCCGCGAGGGCATCCCCTACAAGGCCATTCTGGGCTACGCCGAGGAGACGGACGTCGACGCCGTCGTGATGGGCACCCACGGCCGGACGGGACGGGATCGCCTCGCTCACTTGGGTAGCGTCACCGACCGCGTCGTCGAGAACGCGACGGTGCCGGTGCTCGTCGTCGACATCGGCGCGGACGACTGA
- a CDS encoding DUF555 domain-containing protein: protein MSNYLVAMEAAWLVRDVEDVDDAIGVAVSEAGKRLNEQDKEYVEVEVGVTPCPACGEPFDSAFIAADTALVGLLLEIEVFNADGENHATRIAKSEVGGALRDVPLSVIEVMKTEDDED from the coding sequence ATGAGCAACTATCTCGTCGCGATGGAGGCTGCCTGGCTGGTCAGGGACGTCGAAGACGTCGACGACGCCATCGGCGTCGCGGTCAGTGAAGCGGGAAAACGCCTGAACGAACAGGACAAGGAGTACGTCGAGGTCGAAGTGGGTGTCACGCCCTGTCCCGCCTGTGGGGAGCCGTTCGACTCGGCGTTCATCGCCGCCGACACCGCGCTGGTCGGCCTCCTCCTCGAAATCGAGGTGTTCAATGCCGACGGCGAGAACCACGCCACTCGCATCGCGAAAAGCGAAGTCGGGGGCGCCCTCCGCGACGTACCGCTGTCGGTGATCGAAGTCATGAAAACCGAAGACGACGAGGACTGA
- the artA gene encoding archaeosortase A codes for MAGPFTDVLAWVVIGLFLAGAVLRGRERASARAVTVAAWAVFAAFWAALVPHFAFEQKSFVEGVLSLIAVPASLYVGWLLYDGRDSLFVLSKAIAVMGVAYLPFETIPALTMGGLALPSPRHVLISHTTAQTEWAMQLLGYDPTLVEGDQGYLNTFKFVTDGGHVILFSIILACTGLGSIAIFVGLIAAVDAPLARKLRALAIAVPIIYVLNIARTTFIGLMFGKQYMQWFVEEVLFLFGGTDPYKVSFYLSDRVISQVLAVVALVGVTYLVVRELPELLTVVEDVLYVVTREEYDLREALDLPDSGELGPGAD; via the coding sequence ATGGCAGGCCCGTTCACCGACGTCCTGGCGTGGGTCGTCATCGGCCTCTTTCTGGCCGGTGCCGTCCTCCGGGGCCGGGAGCGGGCGAGCGCTCGAGCCGTGACGGTCGCCGCGTGGGCAGTCTTCGCGGCCTTCTGGGCCGCGCTCGTCCCCCACTTCGCGTTCGAACAGAAGAGTTTCGTCGAGGGCGTACTCTCCCTGATCGCGGTCCCCGCGTCGCTGTACGTCGGGTGGCTCCTCTACGACGGCCGGGACTCGCTGTTCGTCCTCTCGAAGGCCATCGCCGTCATGGGCGTGGCCTATCTCCCCTTCGAGACGATTCCGGCGCTCACGATGGGCGGTCTCGCGCTCCCCTCGCCCCGTCACGTCCTCATCTCGCACACCACGGCACAGACCGAGTGGGCGATGCAACTGCTCGGCTACGATCCGACCCTCGTCGAGGGCGATCAGGGATATCTCAACACGTTCAAGTTCGTCACCGACGGTGGGCACGTCATCCTGTTCTCGATCATTCTCGCCTGTACGGGACTGGGAAGCATCGCCATCTTCGTCGGCCTGATCGCCGCCGTCGACGCGCCGCTGGCACGGAAACTCCGTGCGCTCGCGATCGCGGTGCCGATCATCTACGTCCTCAACATCGCCCGAACGACCTTCATCGGCCTGATGTTCGGCAAACAGTACATGCAGTGGTTCGTCGAAGAAGTGCTCTTCCTGTTCGGCGGGACCGACCCCTACAAGGTCTCGTTTTACCTCTCGGATCGCGTCATCAGCCAGGTGCTCGCGGTGGTCGCTCTCGTCGGCGTCACCTACCTCGTCGTGCGTGAACTCCCCGAACTGCTGACGGTCGTCGAGGACGTCCTCTATGTCGTCACCCGGGAGGAGTACGACCTCCGGGAAGCACTGGATCTACCGGACTCCGGCGAACTGGGTCCGGGTGCGGACTGA